A genomic segment from Nocardia cyriacigeorgica GUH-2 encodes:
- a CDS encoding MFS transporter, with protein sequence MTAVADVSSNTTDNRRTPAPAVLIATLSTVGVVVSLMQTLVIPIIPSLPTYLNTSASNAAWVVTATLLAGAVSTPISGRLGDMFGKRRVLFVNLGAMIAGSIICALSTALLPAIVGRSLQGMAVGAIPLGISIIRDEVPPERVGAAMATISATLGVGGAIGMPFSAFIAQNADWHMLFWISAGLGLLCLVAVIAFVPESPVRTPGRFDFGGAVGLSIALLALLIAISKGADWGWGSASILSLFAVSVLVFLGWGYFELRQRSPLVDLRVSARPRVLFTNIASVAVGFALYGMSLTFPQLLMAPEATGYGFGLSMVQAGLVMAPGGLVMMLLSPVSARLSAARGPKFTLAVGSGVIAIGYLCALVLMNSVWQIALAGVIVAGGVGLAYAAMPALIMGAVPISETAAANGLNSLMRSIGTSTSAAVMSVVLAHMTISLAGHTLPSRDGFHTAFLISVAAALVAIVLTALIPMGKKAPVSTPV encoded by the coding sequence ATGACCGCTGTAGCCGACGTGTCGTCGAACACGACCGACAACCGGCGCACTCCCGCGCCGGCTGTCCTCATCGCGACACTCTCGACGGTGGGTGTCGTCGTCTCGCTGATGCAGACGCTGGTCATCCCGATCATTCCGTCGCTGCCCACCTACCTGAACACCTCCGCGTCCAATGCGGCCTGGGTGGTGACCGCCACGCTGCTCGCCGGTGCCGTGTCCACACCGATCAGCGGCCGGCTCGGCGATATGTTCGGCAAGCGCCGGGTGTTGTTCGTGAATCTCGGGGCGATGATCGCCGGCTCGATCATCTGCGCGCTGTCCACGGCGCTGCTTCCGGCGATCGTCGGCCGGTCGCTGCAAGGGATGGCGGTCGGTGCGATTCCGCTGGGCATCAGCATCATTCGCGATGAGGTGCCGCCGGAGCGGGTGGGCGCGGCGATGGCGACCATCAGCGCGACGCTCGGCGTCGGCGGTGCGATCGGCATGCCGTTCTCGGCCTTCATCGCGCAGAATGCCGACTGGCACATGCTGTTCTGGATCTCGGCGGGTCTCGGCCTGCTCTGCCTGGTCGCGGTGATCGCGTTCGTCCCGGAATCGCCGGTGCGCACGCCGGGCCGCTTCGACTTCGGTGGTGCTGTGGGATTGTCGATCGCACTGCTGGCGCTGCTGATCGCGATCAGCAAGGGTGCCGACTGGGGTTGGGGGAGCGCCTCGATCCTGAGCCTGTTCGCCGTCTCGGTGCTGGTGTTCCTCGGCTGGGGCTATTTCGAACTGCGGCAGCGTTCGCCGCTGGTGGACCTGCGGGTCTCGGCGCGGCCGCGGGTGCTGTTCACCAATATCGCCTCGGTGGCGGTCGGATTCGCGCTCTACGGCATGTCGCTGACCTTCCCGCAGCTGCTCATGGCGCCGGAGGCGACGGGGTACGGCTTCGGGCTGTCGATGGTGCAGGCCGGTCTGGTGATGGCGCCGGGCGGGCTGGTGATGATGCTGCTGTCGCCGGTCTCGGCGCGGCTGTCGGCCGCCCGCGGGCCCAAATTCACCCTCGCCGTCGGCTCCGGCGTGATCGCCATCGGCTACCTGTGCGCGCTGGTGCTGATGAACAGCGTCTGGCAGATCGCGCTGGCCGGGGTGATCGTCGCCGGTGGTGTCGGCCTGGCCTACGCCGCCATGCCCGCGCTGATCATGGGCGCGGTGCCGATCAGCGAGACCGCGGCGGCCAACGGCCTCAACTCGCTGATGCGTTCCATCGGCACCTCCACCTCGGCGGCGGTGATGAGCGTGGTGCTCGCGCATATGACCATCTCGCTGGCCGGGCACACCCTGCCCTCGCGCGACGGCTTCCACACCGCGTTCCTCATCTCGGTGGCCGCGGCACTGGTGGCGATCGTGCTCACCGCGCTCATTCCGATGGGAAAGAAGGCGCCGGTCTCGACGCCCGTGTGA
- a CDS encoding ABC transporter permease, whose product MDTLWTFVVNRRDQLLTDSYLHVSAVVQSVVLGAVVAVALGVLVYRSPLGSSIATAAASTILTIPSFALLGLLIPLLGLGVAPTITAMVLYALLPILRNTIVGLAAVDPAITDAARGVGMDRLRVLARIELPLAWPAILTGIRISTQMLMGILAIAAYAKGPGLGNLILTGLTRLGTPNAVPQALTGTVLIIVLALTLDGLLLLLGRFTTSKGIRV is encoded by the coding sequence CTGGACACGCTGTGGACTTTCGTGGTGAACCGGCGCGACCAACTGCTCACCGACTCCTATCTGCATGTGTCGGCCGTCGTGCAGTCGGTGGTGCTCGGCGCCGTGGTCGCGGTGGCCCTCGGGGTGCTGGTCTATCGCAGTCCGCTCGGGTCCTCGATCGCCACCGCCGCGGCCAGCACGATTCTCACGATTCCCTCGTTCGCCCTGCTGGGCTTGCTGATTCCGCTGCTGGGGCTCGGCGTCGCGCCCACCATCACCGCGATGGTGTTGTATGCGCTGCTGCCGATTCTGCGTAACACGATCGTCGGGCTCGCGGCGGTCGATCCGGCGATTACCGATGCGGCGCGCGGTGTGGGGATGGACCGGCTGCGGGTGCTGGCCCGCATCGAACTCCCGCTGGCCTGGCCCGCGATCCTGACCGGCATCCGGATCAGCACCCAGATGCTGATGGGCATTCTCGCCATCGCTGCCTATGCCAAGGGGCCCGGCCTCGGCAATCTGATCCTGACCGGCCTCACCCGGCTCGGCACCCCGAATGCCGTGCCGCAGGCCCTGACCGGCACCGTCCTCATCATCGTCCTCGCGCTGACGCTGGACGGTCTGCTGCTGCTCCTGGGCCGATTCACCACGTCGAAAGGGATCCGTGTCTGA
- a CDS encoding MarR family winged helix-turn-helix transcriptional regulator codes for MSDSGDFGSAAGKPLSRLSFELTLLSRHTPASSRHPRFQLDRSAYLILTRLDVGSPLSLRELAEALRLDISTVNRQVGAMLDQGLVERVPDPDGGLARKVRPSDKGMELLAADRAVGRDGIGRVVADWPAEDVDLLHRLITRFNQSVERLEGNPWPRPGD; via the coding sequence ATGTCCGATTCGGGTGATTTCGGTTCGGCGGCCGGGAAGCCGCTGTCGCGGCTGTCGTTCGAGCTGACCCTGTTGTCCCGGCACACCCCCGCGTCCAGCCGGCATCCCCGCTTCCAGCTGGACCGATCGGCCTATCTGATCCTCACCCGGCTCGATGTGGGTTCGCCGTTGAGCCTGCGTGAACTGGCCGAAGCGCTGCGGCTGGATATCTCCACGGTCAATCGTCAGGTCGGCGCCATGCTCGATCAGGGGCTGGTCGAGCGGGTGCCGGATCCGGACGGCGGCCTGGCTCGCAAGGTGCGTCCGAGCGACAAAGGGATGGAACTGCTCGCCGCCGACCGCGCCGTCGGGCGCGACGGGATCGGTCGCGTGGTCGCCGACTGGCCGGCCGAGGACGTCGACCTGCTGCACCGGCTGATCACCCGGTTCAATCAGTCGGTCGAACGCCTCGAAGGCAATCCCTGGCCCCGGCCGGGCGACTGA